In the bacterium genome, CGTGAGATCGCCGTCTCCCGTCGAACAGCGCGCGAGCACTTCGTAGTAGGCGCGGCGCTCCTTCATGATCTGCGAGGACATGCTGTAGTAACGCGACGTCTGGCGGTCATCTCGCGCGATCGCGCGGTCGGTCAGGGCGCGACCCAGCCGCCCGTTGCCGTCGTCATAAGGGTGGACGGCGACAAAGCGGAAATGGGCGACCGCCGCCCGTATCAGGCCATCGGTTCCGGCCTCCCCGCCATTGAACCATGCAAGGAAGCGCCGCATTTCGCCGGGGATCGCGGCGGACGGCGGGGCCTCGTAGTGGACCTTCTCGCGCCCCGCGCCGCCCGAGACCACGCGCATCGGCCCCGGGCCTCTCCAGCGGCCTGCGCGAATCTTCCGAAAGCCCGAATACCCCGTGGGAAACAGAGCGGCGTGCCAGCCGTGCAGACGTTGCACCGTGAGCGCCGACGCAGCGCCCGCCGTGGCGTCGAGGAGCACGCTCACCAACCCGTCAGCGCTGCGATCCGCCGTCAGCCCCGCCGTCGGCACCCCGAGTTGGCGGGCCACCGACGAGCGCACCGAGTCCCGCGCGAGCGTCTCCCCCTCGATGGCGGCGGTCGTCACCGCCTCCTCCGTGAGAAGATCGGCCTGCGCCTCCACGGCCTGCGCCATGCCCAGCGACGCAACCTCGGCGAGGAGCTTTCCCTGGCGCTTGCGGCAGTCTCCGAGGAGCGGCAGCAGCACGGCCGCGTCCCAGCGGAACGCGGTCCAGTCGGGTCGCTGCCAGACGTAGGTTGCCATGCGAGTTAATTGCATCACACAATGAGGCGATTAGCAAGGCCGATCGCTTCAGGCACCCCGGGTGCACGCCGAAGGGATCATCCTGCCTTGTCAGGTCTCGTCGTTAGCCATCTTCCATCATGAGCTTCAGCCTGGCGCGAGGACTGTCGAAGCGCACATCGTTCGGACTGAATTTCTCCGGGTCATATCCGGGCCCCACCCACTCCCGCATGGCGTCATGCTCGGAATCGCGGGGATCGGCCAGCACCCTGAGCAACCTCTCGTAGCCGTGAACGCCGCCGCAGTCCTCGGGCGGGCAAGCCCGCTGTCCGGCAACGCACCTCGGATACCGTCCTCCGGGCCCGCGGTCGACGACGTCCTCCAGGACGATGGTGTGCTCCCAGCCATCGCCGAAGTCGTATTCGTAGTCGGCCGCAGCCCCCTTCTCGGGGAAGTACCGGGCGACCGGGACCTCCCACCCCGACAGGCAGGGGCTCTCGCCGCTGAGGCCCTCCTCGTCGGGGATGCCAATTTCATCCGTCGCCCCGGTACGCGGATTCGGGACCGAGAACTGGTGGAGGTGGGTATCCGTCCAGCCCATCGCATCCTGCACCGCGACGTGCAGATCCCAGAAGGAGCATCGCGGCCCGATCTGTATCCGTCGCCAGACGGGGGGCGTGATCCCTTGGAGCGTCACCAGAAACTGGAGCACCTTGCCAGTCGTCTTCACGTTCTCGCGCCTCAACGGCACTCCCGTTTCCTGGTGTTGC is a window encoding:
- a CDS encoding Fic family protein, which encodes MATYVWQRPDWTAFRWDAAVLLPLLGDCRKRQGKLLAEVASLGMAQAVEAQADLLTEEAVTTAAIEGETLARDSVRSSVARQLGVPTAGLTADRSADGLVSVLLDATAGAASALTVQRLHGWHAALFPTGYSGFRKIRAGRWRGPGPMRVVSGGAGREKVHYEAPPSAAIPGEMRRFLAWFNGGEAGTDGLIRAAVAHFRFVAVHPYDDGNGRLGRALTDRAIARDDRQTSRYYSMSSQIMKERRAYYEVLARCSTGDGDLTPWLAWFLGCFGRAIEASEARLAVVLDKARFWRRHAGVGLSERQRKVVGRLLDAGRDGFEGGLTTRKYVGMTSASRATAFREIEDLLRREILVRRPGGGRSVSYDLRWDTT
- a CDS encoding plasmid pRiA4b ORF-3 family protein, with product MKTTGKVLQFLVTLQGITPPVWRRIQIGPRCSFWDLHVAVQDAMGWTDTHLHQFSVPNPRTGATDEIGIPDEEGLSGESPCLSGWEVPVARYFPEKGAAADYEYDFGDGWEHTIVLEDVVDRGPGGRYPRCVAGQRACPPEDCGGVHGYERLLRVLADPRDSEHDAMREWVGPGYDPEKFSPNDVRFDSPRARLKLMMEDG